In Lagopus muta isolate bLagMut1 chromosome 6, bLagMut1 primary, whole genome shotgun sequence, one DNA window encodes the following:
- the LMO1 gene encoding rhombotin-1 isoform X3 → MVLDKEDGVPMLSVQPKGKQKGCAGCNRKIKDRYLLKALDKYWHEDCLKCACCDCRLGEVGSTLYTKANLILCRRDYLRLFGTTGNCAACSKLIPAFEMVMRARDNVYHLDCFACQLCNQRFCVGDKFFLKNNMILCQMDYEEGQLNGSFESQVQ, encoded by the exons GTGTGCCGATGTTATCTGTACAACCCAAGGGGAagcagaagggctgtgctggctgcaacCGGAAGATCAAGGACCGGTACCTGCTGAAGGCCCTGGATAAGTACTGGCACGAAGACTGCCTGAAGTGCGCCTGCTGCGACTGCCGTCTTGGAGAGGTTGGATCAACCCTTTACACAAAAGCAAATCTCATCCTTTGCCGCAGAGATTACCTGAG GCTCTTTGGTACCACCGGGAATTGCGCTGCCTGCAGTAAGCTGATCCCTGCCTTTGAGATGGTGATGAGGGCCAGAGATAATGTTTACCATTTGGACTGCTTCGCCTGTCAGCTCTGCAACCAGCG GTTCTGTGTGGGAGACAAGTTTTTCCTGAAGAACAACATGATCTTGTGTCAGATGGACTATGAGGAAGGGCAGCTGAACGGGAGCTTCGAGTCCCAGGTTCAATAG
- the LMO1 gene encoding rhombotin-1 isoform X1, whose amino-acid sequence MQVEEHEKESFIRGVPMLSVQPKGKQKGCAGCNRKIKDRYLLKALDKYWHEDCLKCACCDCRLGEVGSTLYTKANLILCRRDYLRLFGTTGNCAACSKLIPAFEMVMRARDNVYHLDCFACQLCNQRFCVGDKFFLKNNMILCQMDYEEGQLNGSFESQVQ is encoded by the exons GTGTGCCGATGTTATCTGTACAACCCAAGGGGAagcagaagggctgtgctggctgcaacCGGAAGATCAAGGACCGGTACCTGCTGAAGGCCCTGGATAAGTACTGGCACGAAGACTGCCTGAAGTGCGCCTGCTGCGACTGCCGTCTTGGAGAGGTTGGATCAACCCTTTACACAAAAGCAAATCTCATCCTTTGCCGCAGAGATTACCTGAG GCTCTTTGGTACCACCGGGAATTGCGCTGCCTGCAGTAAGCTGATCCCTGCCTTTGAGATGGTGATGAGGGCCAGAGATAATGTTTACCATTTGGACTGCTTCGCCTGTCAGCTCTGCAACCAGCG GTTCTGTGTGGGAGACAAGTTTTTCCTGAAGAACAACATGATCTTGTGTCAGATGGACTATGAGGAAGGGCAGCTGAACGGGAGCTTCGAGTCCCAGGTTCAATAG
- the LMO1 gene encoding rhombotin-1 isoform X4: MLSVQPKGKQKGCAGCNRKIKDRYLLKALDKYWHEDCLKCACCDCRLGEVGSTLYTKANLILCRRDYLRLFGTTGNCAACSKLIPAFEMVMRARDNVYHLDCFACQLCNQRFCVGDKFFLKNNMILCQMDYEEGQLNGSFESQVQ; this comes from the exons ATGTTATCTGTACAACCCAAGGGGAagcagaagggctgtgctggctgcaacCGGAAGATCAAGGACCGGTACCTGCTGAAGGCCCTGGATAAGTACTGGCACGAAGACTGCCTGAAGTGCGCCTGCTGCGACTGCCGTCTTGGAGAGGTTGGATCAACCCTTTACACAAAAGCAAATCTCATCCTTTGCCGCAGAGATTACCTGAG GCTCTTTGGTACCACCGGGAATTGCGCTGCCTGCAGTAAGCTGATCCCTGCCTTTGAGATGGTGATGAGGGCCAGAGATAATGTTTACCATTTGGACTGCTTCGCCTGTCAGCTCTGCAACCAGCG GTTCTGTGTGGGAGACAAGTTTTTCCTGAAGAACAACATGATCTTGTGTCAGATGGACTATGAGGAAGGGCAGCTGAACGGGAGCTTCGAGTCCCAGGTTCAATAG
- the LMO1 gene encoding rhombotin-1 isoform X2, which yields MMVLEQDDGVPMLSVQPKGKQKGCAGCNRKIKDRYLLKALDKYWHEDCLKCACCDCRLGEVGSTLYTKANLILCRRDYLRLFGTTGNCAACSKLIPAFEMVMRARDNVYHLDCFACQLCNQRFCVGDKFFLKNNMILCQMDYEEGQLNGSFESQVQ from the exons GTGTGCCGATGTTATCTGTACAACCCAAGGGGAagcagaagggctgtgctggctgcaacCGGAAGATCAAGGACCGGTACCTGCTGAAGGCCCTGGATAAGTACTGGCACGAAGACTGCCTGAAGTGCGCCTGCTGCGACTGCCGTCTTGGAGAGGTTGGATCAACCCTTTACACAAAAGCAAATCTCATCCTTTGCCGCAGAGATTACCTGAG GCTCTTTGGTACCACCGGGAATTGCGCTGCCTGCAGTAAGCTGATCCCTGCCTTTGAGATGGTGATGAGGGCCAGAGATAATGTTTACCATTTGGACTGCTTCGCCTGTCAGCTCTGCAACCAGCG GTTCTGTGTGGGAGACAAGTTTTTCCTGAAGAACAACATGATCTTGTGTCAGATGGACTATGAGGAAGGGCAGCTGAACGGGAGCTTCGAGTCCCAGGTTCAATAG